The following proteins are encoded in a genomic region of Leptolyngbyaceae cyanobacterium:
- a CDS encoding zinc-dependent metalloprotease produces the protein MKPIQFLPFHVILTYAVLLLIEPTQAKVVQILQSPNASNSRLTNASSVAQAELEEYPEEETELRDFSELTKNTQKSSGLFTTYRQTKTGKIYLEVQPNQLNKNYLAIITMESGIGEQNIYSGMPLNDFIFYFRRVNNNLLFTMRNVRFRTRSGDPQTGSVNRAFSDSVLLSIPIRSIHPQKNTMLIDLGDLLLKDLPDLKMMLAESLGSQYSLDKKKTYFDNLKAFPLNLEIDTVYGFSFTEQNNSSLSLSTVPDYRALNIRVHYSLSELPQNNGYVPRLADDRVGYLTTVYRDFSNLNGNSQLVRYINRWHLEKQEPNAPLSPPKKPIIFWIENTTPLEYREAIKEGALMWNKAFEKIGFKNAIEVKQMPDNADWKPGDRRYNTIRWLNSVDKDIAYGLSRTNPLTGEVLDSDILIDANMVQDENEYYQIFLHPRNSNKIKSNDFCLPFNRLQLRSYRSLQRMPNRSFLATSIRSSDFCYGRAIANQFTIGAMALSLLPDRMSNHEEKKEYIAQFLRWLVAHEVGHTLGLRHNFRASFFLKPEELNNTEITRTRGMVSSVMDYAPINLAPLGTKQGDYSPAIVGPYDEWAIEYGYTPSGFTNPQNEKQLLQKIIQKQSTNPELSYAPDEDSSDLDPTSNRGDLSSEPLRYAQWQLDNARLMWESLNKSDSVKELNQGELKKMFDRVFSYYYQQLKIISKYIGGQSFYRDRINSSNRSLPLEVVAVEKQKEALATLQKYLFADDAFNFPPEIWNKLTPSQPSEWDEEGINERLDYPIHDEILSYQSDMLRSLLSGDRLTRLRDIELKTPPGKALTIPELFSFLQNGIWSEVLERGNKSVKISSLRRALQRDYLAILIDMVLRTEEVPEDARSLAWQKLRQLRESLNSTLRKQGKSLDDYTKAHLEETRDRITKVLDAPLLSD, from the coding sequence ATGAAGCCGATTCAATTTTTACCATTTCATGTAATCTTGACATACGCCGTACTTTTGCTAATAGAACCGACCCAGGCAAAAGTCGTTCAAATATTACAATCGCCAAATGCAAGCAATTCACGGCTTACTAATGCCAGTTCGGTTGCCCAAGCTGAATTAGAAGAATATCCTGAAGAGGAAACAGAGTTACGGGATTTTAGCGAATTAACTAAAAACACGCAAAAATCTTCCGGTTTATTTACCACTTACCGTCAAACAAAAACGGGAAAAATTTATTTAGAAGTTCAGCCAAATCAACTGAACAAAAATTACTTAGCTATTATTACAATGGAGTCGGGCATAGGGGAACAAAATATTTATAGCGGAATGCCTTTAAACGATTTTATTTTCTATTTTCGACGAGTAAATAATAATTTGTTGTTTACGATGCGAAACGTCAGATTTCGTACTCGTTCGGGAGACCCCCAAACAGGTTCAGTGAATCGTGCTTTTTCTGATTCCGTGCTGCTCTCTATACCAATTAGAAGTATTCACCCACAAAAAAATACTATGCTGATTGATTTGGGCGACTTATTATTAAAGGATTTGCCCGATCTGAAAATGATGCTAGCAGAATCTTTAGGTTCCCAATATAGTCTCGATAAAAAGAAAACTTATTTCGATAATTTAAAAGCATTCCCTTTAAATTTAGAAATAGATACGGTATATGGCTTTTCCTTTACAGAGCAAAATAATAGTAGTTTATCTCTTTCTACCGTACCTGATTACAGAGCGTTAAATATTCGCGTTCACTACAGTTTGTCGGAATTACCTCAAAATAACGGTTACGTTCCTCGTTTAGCTGACGATCGCGTTGGCTATCTCACAACGGTTTACCGAGATTTTTCTAACCTTAATGGTAACTCTCAATTAGTTCGTTACATCAATCGTTGGCATTTGGAAAAACAAGAGCCGAACGCTCCATTATCTCCACCTAAAAAACCAATAATTTTCTGGATTGAAAATACTACTCCACTGGAATATAGAGAGGCGATTAAAGAAGGTGCTTTAATGTGGAATAAGGCTTTTGAAAAAATTGGATTTAAAAATGCTATTGAAGTTAAGCAAATGCCGGATAATGCTGATTGGAAACCGGGAGATCGACGCTACAATACGATTCGTTGGCTGAATTCTGTAGATAAGGATATTGCTTACGGTTTATCCAGAACAAATCCTCTAACTGGCGAAGTTTTAGATTCTGATATTCTTATAGATGCTAATATGGTACAAGATGAAAATGAGTATTATCAAATATTTTTACATCCTAGAAATTCAAATAAGATTAAAAGCAATGATTTTTGTTTGCCATTCAATCGGCTTCAATTGAGGAGTTATCGCAGCTTACAACGAATGCCAAACCGCTCTTTTTTAGCAACCTCAATTAGGAGTAGCGATTTTTGTTATGGTAGGGCGATTGCTAACCAATTTACTATAGGGGCAATGGCATTATCTTTATTGCCAGATCGAATGTCAAACCATGAAGAAAAGAAAGAATATATCGCACAATTTTTGCGATGGCTAGTTGCTCATGAGGTGGGACACACTTTGGGATTAAGGCATAATTTCCGCGCTAGCTTTTTCCTTAAACCAGAAGAATTGAATAATACCGAAATTACTCGTACTAGGGGAATGGTTAGTTCGGTAATGGATTACGCACCGATCAATTTAGCGCCCTTGGGTACTAAACAAGGTGATTATTCTCCAGCGATCGTGGGGCCATACGATGAGTGGGCAATTGAATACGGTTATACACCAAGCGGTTTCACAAATCCTCAAAATGAAAAGCAATTATTACAAAAAATAATTCAAAAACAATCTACAAATCCTGAATTATCGTATGCGCCAGATGAAGATAGCTCGGATCTCGATCCAACTAGTAATAGAGGAGATTTGAGTAGCGAGCCTTTGCGCTATGCTCAGTGGCAGTTAGATAATGCTCGTTTGATGTGGGAGAGCCTGAACAAAAGTGATTCAGTTAAGGAACTCAATCAGGGGGAATTGAAAAAAATGTTCGATCGGGTATTTTCTTATTATTATCAACAATTAAAAATTATCAGTAAGTATATTGGTGGACAGTCTTTTTATCGCGATCGCATTAACAGTAGTAACCGCAGTTTACCGCTTGAAGTAGTAGCGGTGGAAAAACAGAAGGAAGCATTGGCAACTTTACAGAAATATTTGTTTGCTGACGATGCTTTTAATTTTCCTCCGGAAATATGGAATAAGTTAACGCCTTCTCAACCGAGTGAATGGGATGAAGAAGGTATAAACGAACGCCTTGACTACCCAATTCACGATGAAATTTTGTCCTACCAAAGCGATATGCTTAGAAGTTTGCTGTCGGGCGATCGCTTAACTCGGTTACGGGATATAGAATTGAAAACACCCCCAGGAAAAGCACTGACCATACCAGAATTGTTCAGCTTTTTACAAAATGGGATTTGGAGTGAAGTACTCGAACGAGGGAATAAGTCAGTCAAAATATCGAGTTTGCGTCGTGCATTGCAGCGAGACTACCTGGCAATATTAATAGATATGGTATTGCGGACGGAAGAGGTACCGGAAGATGCGCGATCCCTTGCTTGGCAAAAACTCCGCCAACTGCGGGAAAGCCTCAACAGTACCCTGAGAAAACAGGGTAAAAGTTTGGATGACTACACCAAGGCGCATTTGGAAGAAACGCGAGATAGAATCACTAAGGTTTTGGATGCCCCGTTGCTTTCTGATTAA
- a CDS encoding NFACT RNA binding domain-containing protein, translating to MQPVDFTTLTAVSCDLRANWLPSRLEQVYQRDRYTIALALRTLKQRGWLTISWHTQAARICIADPPPKNPDTFTFSQQLRHQLGGLALIAIEEIAPWERVLDFQFGKRPGEPPLWHLYVEIMGKYSNVILADANNLIVTAAHQVSQQQSSVRPILTGQPYEIPPVLTDPIPSLSESPQRWQERVSLVPGKIGRQLLKSYRGLSSALVQLMVQEAGIAIDRSTETLTESEWHRLFLKWQEWLEILEKAQFKPGWNLTPQPPSLPGKGEQKDSPLLVGEGLGERSALDRYEGYTVLGWGMVEPAKDIHSLLDRYYSQHLNQQEFTQLRHQLSQKVNSILGKLRVKANTFTERLQQSDRADKYREQADLLMAHLQSWQPGMKSITLADFETENPVSISLDPEKNAVQNAQALYKQHQKLKRARLAVEPLLMEVKGEIDYLEQVEAALSQLEKYHNAEDLQTLEEIQEELIQQRYLNDPEYGRSSKTQEESHPYRFRTPNGFELLIGRNNRQNDELTFRIAGDYDLWFHTQEIPGSHVLLRLEPGAVAEEADLQFVADLAAYYSRSRQSDRVPVIYTEPKHVYKPKGAKPGVAIYKQERVIWGRPQQAVLQL from the coding sequence TTGCAACCCGTTGACTTTACTACACTGACAGCTGTTAGCTGCGACTTAAGAGCGAACTGGCTACCATCCCGCTTGGAACAAGTTTACCAGCGCGATCGCTATACGATCGCCCTTGCTTTACGCACCCTCAAGCAGCGAGGTTGGCTCACCATTTCCTGGCATACTCAAGCAGCAAGAATTTGTATCGCTGACCCTCCACCGAAAAACCCCGATACATTTACTTTCAGTCAACAACTGCGTCACCAATTGGGGGGTTTAGCGCTGATCGCAATTGAAGAAATTGCACCTTGGGAGAGAGTGTTAGATTTCCAATTTGGCAAACGTCCGGGAGAACCTCCCCTGTGGCATTTGTACGTAGAAATCATGGGCAAATACAGCAATGTTATCTTAGCTGATGCCAACAATTTAATTGTCACGGCTGCTCATCAAGTTAGCCAACAACAATCTAGCGTTCGCCCTATCTTAACCGGGCAACCTTATGAAATTCCCCCTGTTCTTACCGATCCGATTCCTAGTTTGAGTGAATCGCCACAACGCTGGCAAGAAAGAGTTAGTCTAGTTCCGGGAAAAATCGGGCGTCAATTATTAAAAAGTTATCGCGGTTTGAGTTCTGCGCTCGTACAGTTAATGGTGCAAGAGGCAGGAATTGCGATCGATCGATCTACGGAAACTTTAACCGAATCAGAATGGCATCGGTTATTTCTTAAATGGCAAGAATGGCTGGAAATTTTAGAAAAAGCTCAATTTAAACCTGGTTGGAACCTAACCCCCCAACCCCCTTCCCTGCCAGGGAAGGGGGAGCAAAAAGACTCCCCTCTCCTCGTAGGAGAGGGGTTGGGGGAGAGGTCAGCTTTAGATAGATATGAAGGATATACGGTTCTTGGTTGGGGAATGGTTGAGCCAGCGAAAGACATTCATAGTTTGCTCGATCGCTACTACAGCCAACATCTAAATCAACAAGAATTTACCCAATTACGACATCAACTCAGTCAAAAAGTCAATAGTATTTTAGGAAAATTGCGCGTCAAAGCTAATACTTTTACGGAGCGTTTGCAGCAATCCGATCGCGCAGATAAATATCGAGAACAAGCAGATTTGTTGATGGCGCATCTCCAGTCTTGGCAACCAGGGATGAAGTCGATTACTCTTGCTGATTTCGAGACGGAAAACCCAGTTAGTATTTCCTTAGACCCAGAAAAAAATGCTGTCCAAAATGCCCAAGCTCTTTACAAACAGCATCAAAAACTCAAACGGGCTCGTCTTGCGGTTGAACCATTATTAATGGAAGTGAAAGGAGAAATAGATTATTTAGAGCAGGTAGAGGCCGCTCTATCTCAATTAGAAAAATACCATAATGCAGAAGACTTACAAACTTTAGAAGAAATCCAAGAAGAATTAATTCAACAGCGTTATTTGAACGATCCGGAATACGGTCGTTCCAGCAAAACGCAAGAGGAATCCCATCCTTACCGTTTCCGTACTCCTAACGGTTTTGAGTTACTGATTGGTCGTAACAATCGACAAAACGACGAACTAACTTTTCGCATCGCGGGAGATTACGACCTTTGGTTCCACACTCAAGAAATTCCTGGCTCTCACGTACTGCTGCGCTTGGAACCGGGTGCTGTTGCTGAGGAAGCAGATTTACAATTTGTGGCTGACTTGGCTGCTTATTATAGCCGCTCTCGACAAAGCGATCGCGTTCCCGTCATATACACGGAACCCAAGCACGTTTACAAACCCAAAGGTGCCAAGCCAGGAGTGGCTATTTACAAGCAAGAACGGGTGATTTGGGGACGTCCGCAACAGGCCGTGCTTCAACTTTAG
- a CDS encoding choice-of-anchor W domain-containing protein, with protein sequence MKRLRQTLFALATLGLGIFSVSSAANAFTLVDRTGFTDDEFNNLIKTGEYAELFVAQSRIGNNSNNGDYELSINNPIVPDPTNPNKLIGGLPVNSPLQHTWGNGNLVDFILEYTGSVVNYTVGGKLLSTNVFSGPVTDIFLRTRAGTKSNSTKSRMELSNLVFNGVGIGSLSSSVVGSNSSDIDYLQIAGISSPFTLTGKSLMSWEGIAPNGSNIAYQIKVGTTPQTEVPEPATVAAILLTGGVLALGKKKEQKAN encoded by the coding sequence ATGAAACGTCTACGCCAAACATTATTCGCACTAGCAACATTAGGGTTGGGAATTTTCTCGGTATCTAGCGCTGCCAATGCCTTTACCCTAGTAGATCGAACTGGCTTTACCGATGATGAATTCAATAATTTGATTAAGACGGGTGAATATGCTGAATTATTCGTTGCTCAAAGCCGTATAGGTAATAATAGCAACAACGGAGATTATGAATTAAGTATCAACAACCCTATCGTACCCGATCCTACCAATCCGAATAAATTGATTGGTGGTCTACCCGTTAATTCACCGCTCCAGCATACTTGGGGAAATGGCAATTTAGTAGATTTTATCCTAGAATACACCGGAAGTGTAGTTAATTATACTGTAGGTGGTAAGCTACTCAGCACTAACGTTTTTAGTGGTCCCGTAACAGACATTTTCCTTCGTACTCGTGCTGGTACTAAAAGCAACAGCACTAAGAGTCGTATGGAATTGAGTAACTTAGTTTTTAATGGAGTAGGAATAGGTAGTTTATCTTCTTCAGTGGTAGGTAGCAATAGTAGCGACATCGACTATTTGCAAATTGCTGGAATATCATCTCCCTTCACCCTGACAGGTAAATCATTGATGAGTTGGGAAGGTATTGCACCGAACGGTTCTAACATCGCTTATCAAATCAAAGTTGGTACGACACCACAGACTGAAGTACCCGAACCAGCTACGGTAGCAGCGATTCTCCTGACTGGTGGCGTGCTAGCTCTCGGTAAGAAAAAAGAACAAAAAGCAAACTGA
- a CDS encoding DUF370 domain-containing protein, protein MDIQLINIGFGNIVSATRVVAIVSPESAPIKRIITDARDRGQLVDATYGRRTRAVIITDSSHVILSAIQPETVANRFVISKDGGSNEH, encoded by the coding sequence ATGGACATTCAGCTAATCAACATTGGTTTTGGCAACATTGTCTCCGCAACTCGTGTAGTTGCCATTGTCAGTCCAGAGTCCGCACCGATCAAACGTATCATCACGGATGCGAGAGATAGAGGACAACTGGTTGATGCGACTTACGGGCGTCGTACTAGAGCGGTTATCATTACTGATTCGAGTCATGTAATACTCTCAGCAATTCAGCCCGAAACCGTCGCTAATCGCTTTGTGATTAGTAAAGACGGGGGTAGTAACGAACACTAA
- the gmk gene encoding guanylate kinase, translating into MNKMQQGRLIVFTGPSGVGKGTLLRSLLKHHPELELSTSVTTRAPRPGEINGQHYYFVTLEEFDRMIEDGELLEWAEFAGNYYGTPRRSVERSIAQGKCAILEIELEGARQIRQTFPNALRLFILPPSLCELEHRIRGRGTESEESITRRLRRAKEEIEAANEFDIQIVNDDLETALKKIEAAVFVHC; encoded by the coding sequence ATGAATAAAATGCAACAAGGCAGACTGATTGTTTTTACAGGGCCAAGTGGGGTAGGTAAAGGAACATTACTAAGATCGCTCCTCAAACATCATCCGGAATTGGAGCTTTCGACATCCGTAACTACCCGCGCCCCCAGACCAGGGGAAATCAACGGGCAGCATTATTATTTCGTTACCCTCGAAGAATTCGATCGCATGATCGAGGATGGGGAATTATTGGAGTGGGCGGAATTTGCCGGAAACTACTACGGCACGCCCAGGCGATCCGTAGAAAGATCGATCGCTCAAGGTAAATGCGCGATTTTAGAAATTGAATTAGAAGGAGCCAGACAAATTCGACAGACATTTCCCAATGCCTTACGCCTGTTTATTTTGCCTCCTTCCTTATGCGAATTAGAGCATCGCATTCGGGGTCGCGGTACGGAGTCCGAAGAGTCGATTACTCGTCGTCTCCGTCGCGCTAAAGAGGAAATTGAAGCGGCTAATGAATTTGATATTCAAATTGTCAATGACGATTTGGAAACTGCTCTTAAAAAAATTGAAGCGGCAGTGTTCGTCCATTGTTAA
- a CDS encoding photosystem I reaction center subunit IX (Enables the organization of the psaE and psaF subunits), whose protein sequence is MQYFVRYLSTAPVLAAIWLSLQAALLIVINYYFPDLLFHPMP, encoded by the coding sequence ATGCAGTATTTTGTCAGGTATCTTTCTACTGCCCCTGTACTGGCGGCTATTTGGCTATCACTTCAGGCTGCTTTGCTGATTGTAATTAACTACTATTTTCCCGATTTGCTTTTCCACCCAATGCCTTAA
- the psaJ gene encoding photosystem I reaction center subunit IX, whose translation MQYFVKYLSTAPVLAAVWMTVTAGILIEFNRFFPDLLFHPMP comes from the coding sequence ATGCAATACTTTGTGAAATATCTTTCCACCGCACCAGTTCTGGCTGCTGTTTGGATGACCGTTACTGCGGGAATTTTGATTGAATTTAACCGCTTTTTCCCCGACCTGCTTTTCCACCCAATGCCGTAA
- a CDS encoding Photosystem I reaction center subunit III, with amino-acid sequence MRRLLALIIAFGIWFTFVPAASADVAGLVPCKDSAAFQQRAEMARNTTDDPQSGAKRFDRYAGALCGPEGLPHLVVDGRLNRAGDFLIPSVLFLYIAGWIGWVGRSYLQAVKNDKNPEEKEIIIDVPLAISKMLTGPLWPLLALKEFTTGEMFAKEEEIPVSPR; translated from the coding sequence ATGCGACGATTGTTAGCTCTGATTATTGCGTTCGGCATCTGGTTTACTTTTGTCCCCGCAGCTTCTGCTGACGTTGCTGGACTGGTGCCTTGCAAAGACTCTGCCGCTTTCCAACAACGGGCAGAAATGGCGCGTAACACCACCGATGACCCCCAATCCGGTGCAAAACGGTTTGACCGTTATGCCGGTGCACTCTGCGGCCCCGAAGGTTTACCCCATTTGGTCGTAGATGGCCGTTTAAACCGTGCTGGTGACTTTTTGATTCCTAGCGTCCTGTTCCTCTACATCGCTGGTTGGATTGGCTGGGTTGGTCGTTCTTACCTGCAAGCTGTCAAGAATGACAAAAACCCAGAAGAAAAAGAAATCATCATCGATGTTCCTCTGGCAATTTCCAAGATGCTGACCGGCCCGTTATGGCCTCTGTTGGCTTTGAAGGAATTCACCACTGGTGAAATGTTTGCTAAGGAAGAGGAAATCCCTGTTTCCCCACGCTAG
- the tsaD gene encoding tRNA (adenosine(37)-N6)-threonylcarbamoyltransferase complex transferase subunit TsaD has product MATVLAIETSCDETAVAIVKNRKVLSSIIASQIPVHQQYGGVVPEVASRQHLETINHGIAEACQEASLDWSEIDGIAATCAPGLVGALLVGLTAAKTLSIVRQKPFIGVHHLEGHIYASYLISPDLQPPFLCLLVSGGHTSLIYVKDCGVYETLGETRDDAAGEAFDKVARLLHLGYPGGPAIDRLAKEGNPKAFPLPDGKVSVPTGGFHPYDSSFSGLKTAVLRLVQKLERDGKDPLPVSDIAASFQDTVARSLTRRAISCALDYGLNTIAIGGGVAANSGLRQHLQAAAETHNLRVIFPSLKFCTDNAAMIACAAAEHLDRGHTSPLTLGVRSRLAITDVMQLYA; this is encoded by the coding sequence ATGGCTACAGTTTTAGCAATTGAAACAAGTTGTGACGAAACTGCGGTGGCTATTGTTAAGAACCGTAAAGTTTTGAGTAGCATTATCGCTTCTCAAATCCCTGTCCACCAGCAGTACGGCGGTGTCGTACCAGAAGTTGCCTCCCGCCAACACCTAGAAACTATCAATCATGGTATAGCCGAAGCTTGTCAAGAGGCTAGTCTAGATTGGTCGGAAATTGACGGTATTGCGGCTACCTGCGCCCCTGGTTTAGTGGGAGCATTATTAGTGGGTTTAACTGCCGCTAAAACCCTCTCGATCGTTCGTCAAAAGCCTTTTATTGGGGTTCACCACCTGGAAGGGCATATCTACGCTTCTTACTTGATTTCCCCGGATTTACAGCCGCCTTTTCTTTGCCTGTTGGTTTCTGGGGGTCATACGAGTTTGATTTACGTCAAAGATTGCGGCGTATATGAAACTTTGGGAGAAACTCGCGACGATGCAGCTGGGGAAGCGTTTGATAAGGTAGCGCGTTTGTTACACCTGGGTTATCCAGGTGGGCCAGCGATCGATCGCTTGGCGAAAGAAGGTAATCCGAAAGCTTTTCCTTTGCCAGATGGAAAAGTTTCCGTACCCACTGGTGGCTTTCATCCCTATGATTCGAGTTTTAGCGGCTTGAAAACAGCCGTGCTGCGGTTGGTACAAAAATTAGAGCGAGACGGAAAAGATCCCTTACCAGTCAGTGACATTGCTGCTAGTTTTCAGGATACTGTGGCCCGATCGCTCACCCGCAGAGCAATTTCCTGCGCTCTGGACTATGGTTTAAATACGATCGCGATCGGTGGTGGTGTAGCAGCTAATAGCGGACTGCGCCAACACTTGCAAGCAGCCGCAGAAACTCACAATTTGCGGGTAATCTTCCCCAGTCTGAAATTCTGTACCGATAACGCGGCGATGATTGCTTGCGCGGCGGCGGAGCATCTCGATCGGGGTCATACATCGCCTTTAACTTTGGGAGTGCGATCGAGACTTGCTATCACCGATGTGATGCAGCTTTACGCATAG
- a CDS encoding pentapeptide repeat-containing protein has product MITGQGQDKDFSRLNLQGINLQKANLADANFISADLSNANLQEVDLSRAKLVQTQLDKTDFTGATLTGAYIEDWGITRGTKFDGVRCEYVYMRLPTKYNPDPFRKPDNHQEVFADGEFGDFIKPIVDTLDLYHNQNVDPRAIAIAFKQLAENHPDAELEIVAIEKRGSGNVLLRAATSASANRSELSSEYFDNYNEIKALNQELKARLAERDNRIIRLESMVITALQRPSFYAENYHNQGDTMSDKSSNFNISNVGGDVAGIAGGDISGVAGKEMTGVAGGDISGTVAVSIGELEKSDIPEAPKLADLLKQLTAAIESDTNLSDKDKAKALKQVKALAEAGQNPKDEDKKDLADTAITMLKGIVTGLPTAATFVESWNKLLPLITGLFGL; this is encoded by the coding sequence GTGATAACAGGACAAGGACAAGATAAAGATTTTAGCCGTCTCAACTTGCAAGGAATTAACTTACAAAAAGCTAATTTAGCCGATGCTAATTTTATCAGTGCCGATCTCAGCAATGCCAATTTACAGGAGGTCGATTTATCCAGAGCAAAATTAGTACAAACACAGTTAGATAAAACCGATTTTACTGGTGCTACTCTCACTGGTGCATATATTGAAGATTGGGGAATTACGAGGGGAACTAAGTTCGACGGTGTAAGGTGCGAATATGTTTATATGCGCCTGCCTACAAAATATAATCCCGATCCATTTCGCAAACCCGATAATCATCAAGAAGTTTTTGCCGATGGAGAATTCGGTGATTTTATTAAACCCATTGTTGATACTCTTGACCTTTACCACAACCAAAATGTCGATCCGCGTGCCATCGCAATTGCATTTAAGCAGTTAGCCGAAAACCACCCAGATGCAGAATTAGAAATTGTCGCAATTGAAAAACGTGGATCTGGTAATGTCTTACTCCGTGCGGCAACTTCTGCTAGTGCAAATCGTTCTGAACTAAGTAGTGAATATTTTGATAATTATAACGAAATTAAAGCTTTAAATCAGGAGTTAAAAGCGAGATTAGCCGAAAGAGATAATCGAATTATCCGTTTAGAAAGTATGGTAATAACAGCTTTACAGCGACCTAGCTTTTATGCAGAAAACTATCACAATCAAGGAGATACTATGTCAGATAAAAGCAGCAATTTCAACATTAGCAACGTTGGTGGCGATGTTGCAGGTATAGCAGGCGGTGACATTAGCGGAGTTGCTGGTAAAGAAATGACCGGAGTTGCAGGCGGTGACATTAGTGGAACTGTCGCTGTTAGCATCGGTGAACTTGAAAAATCGGATATCCCAGAAGCACCAAAGTTAGCAGATTTGTTAAAGCAATTAACAGCAGCTATTGAATCTGATACCAACTTATCAGATAAGGATAAAGCTAAGGCATTAAAGCAGGTGAAAGCGTTAGCTGAAGCTGGTCAAAATCCCAAGGATGAGGATAAGAAAGATTTAGCAGATACAGCAATTACTATGCTGAAAGGAATAGTTACAGGACTACCTACTGCTGCAACTTTTGTTGAATCTTGGAATAAGTTACTGCCATTGATTACAGGGCTTTTTGGTTTGTAA
- a CDS encoding pentapeptide repeat-containing protein, with the protein MKASEVLRRYAEGRRDFRGENLRCLSFKGKDLSGADFSEADIRGTNFTKANLTGAKFVGAKAGLPRRWVITLLFVCMVLLVIAVFFALVLGVLVAFITQPKPKDAIIGYEDAIIGWVSLLLFLAFSFLSIYRGFNVVAVAVAFVVALALAAVGTFTLAVAGAFTVAFSVTVTVAVTITVAVAVNVAGALAGAVALAGALAITLAGFLAVILTGFLAVAVALAGTSNFVSIAVAFLST; encoded by the coding sequence ATGAAAGCGAGTGAAGTATTGCGGCGCTATGCAGAGGGGAGGCGAGATTTTCGGGGTGAAAATCTCCGATGTTTGTCTTTTAAAGGTAAAGATTTATCGGGTGCGGATTTTTCGGAAGCTGATATCAGGGGGACTAATTTTACTAAGGCTAACCTGACTGGTGCTAAGTTTGTGGGGGCGAAAGCTGGATTGCCGAGGCGATGGGTAATTACACTGTTGTTTGTGTGCATGGTACTGTTGGTGATAGCAGTTTTCTTTGCATTAGTATTGGGCGTTTTGGTAGCATTCATAACCCAGCCCAAACCCAAAGACGCTATTATAGGATACGAAGACGCTATTATAGGCTGGGTAAGTCTACTATTATTTTTAGCTTTTAGTTTTCTATCTATTTACCGAGGATTTAACGTCGTTGCTGTTGCTGTCGCCTTCGTTGTTGCCCTCGCTCTTGCTGCCGTAGGAACATTCACCCTGGCGGTCGCCGGGGCATTCACCGTAGCCTTCAGTGTTACCGTCACTGTAGCCGTAACCATAACTGTAGCTGTCGCGGTCAACGTCGCTGGAGCCTTAGCTGGAGCAGTTGCCTTAGCTGGAGCCTTAGCCATTACTTTAGCGGGATTCTTAGCCGTCATCTTAACGGGATTCTTAGCAGTCGCCGTAGCTCTTGCCGGAACTTCCAATTTTGTCTCCATCGCGGTCGCCTTTCTATCAACATAG
- a CDS encoding HNH endonuclease signature motif containing protein, with amino-acid sequence MSRTYISSTLRQLVYDRANGCCEYCLIPEATSFAKHEIDHIIAEKHDGLTEAENLALSCTVCNKHKGSDLTSIDPETSQITPLYNPRRDRWSEHFQLSDGQFIPLTAIGRVTIRLLQLNHPNRVKERQLLIATNLLTLPD; translated from the coding sequence GTGAGTCGTACTTATATATCATCTACGCTGCGACAACTGGTTTACGATCGCGCTAACGGTTGTTGCGAATACTGCTTGATTCCAGAAGCAACATCCTTTGCCAAACATGAAATCGACCATATTATTGCTGAAAAACACGATGGGTTAACGGAAGCTGAAAATCTCGCACTTTCTTGTACAGTATGCAACAAACATAAAGGCAGTGACTTAACTTCGATCGATCCCGAAACAAGTCAAATTACTCCACTATACAATCCTCGTCGCGATCGTTGGTCGGAGCATTTTCAATTGAGTGATGGTCAATTCATTCCCCTGACAGCAATTGGTCGCGTTACTATTCGCTTATTACAATTAAATCACCCAAACAGAGTTAAAGAACGTCAATTACTAATTGCTACCAATTTGTTAACTTTGCCAGACTGA